The following coding sequences are from one Mycoplasma mycoides subsp. capri window:
- a CDS encoding alpha/beta fold hydrolase has protein sequence MKSEILISKDNKQLVLYKWDEVIRPLAVIQLVHGSCEHIKRYEDFIKQMNQNNVIVIGIDQRGHGQTSVLNNELGYFNKTKGWECLIQDQLLVNQYIKTNYSDLPIYMFGHSMGSFLARSYAIKYSNTIKGLILSGTNQTNSFTLLSALLLTKLTSLFLKEKQPNKIIWNISYKQLNKKFKTNNSNGVEWLTRDTNIQNQFLNDKLCGFVFSSSAFKDMFKGMLFNLKTKNIKKMNHDLRILLLTGSDDPVSHYSKDVIKLNNKLEKLGYNSKLIIYKDSRHEILNELDKDLVIRDILKFM, from the coding sequence ATGAAAAGTGAAATTCTAATTAGTAAAGATAATAAACAATTAGTTTTATATAAATGAGATGAAGTAATTAGACCACTAGCTGTAATTCAACTAGTTCATGGTAGTTGTGAACATATAAAAAGATATGAAGATTTTATAAAACAAATGAATCAAAATAATGTAATAGTAATTGGTATTGATCAAAGAGGTCATGGACAAACTAGTGTATTAAATAATGAACTTGGGTATTTTAATAAAACTAAAGGTTGAGAGTGTTTAATACAAGATCAATTATTAGTTAATCAATATATTAAAACTAATTATTCTGATTTACCTATTTATATGTTTGGTCATTCAATGGGAAGTTTTCTTGCTAGAAGTTATGCTATTAAATATAGTAATACTATTAAAGGATTAATTTTAAGTGGAACTAATCAAACTAATAGTTTTACTTTACTTTCAGCTTTATTATTAACAAAATTAACTTCTTTATTTTTAAAAGAAAAACAACCAAATAAAATTATCTGAAATATTAGTTATAAACAATTAAATAAAAAGTTTAAAACTAATAATAGTAATGGAGTTGAATGACTAACTAGAGATACAAATATTCAAAATCAATTTTTAAATGATAAATTATGTGGGTTTGTATTTAGTAGTAGTGCTTTTAAAGATATGTTTAAAGGAATGTTATTTAACTTAAAAACTAAAAACATAAAAAAGATGAATCATGATCTAAGAATTTTATTACTAACTGGTAGTGATGATCCTGTAAGTCATTATAGTAAAGATGTAATTAAACTAAATAATAAATTAGAAAAATTGGGTTATAATTCAAAACTAATTATTTATAAAGATTCTAGACATGAAATCTTAAATGAATTAGATAAAGATTTAGTAATTAGAGATATTTTAAAATTTATGTAA
- a CDS encoding PTS sugar transporter subunit IIA — protein sequence MNKEIFNINHVFIDVIANSKKQAFEIIALKFHLLGFTTDKNKALKGLKKREKEGSTGFNDGIAIPHAKIKEITKPGVFVFKFKNGVEWDSIDNSLVTIAIALAIPENDSANDHLKILSSIARKLVDDDFRKDLNKANNVDQLYQLISKVEII from the coding sequence ATGAATAAAGAAATATTTAATATAAATCATGTTTTTATAGATGTTATAGCTAATTCTAAAAAACAAGCTTTTGAAATTATTGCTTTAAAATTTCATCTACTAGGTTTTACAACAGATAAAAACAAAGCTCTTAAAGGTTTAAAAAAAAGAGAAAAAGAAGGTTCAACAGGATTTAATGATGGAATTGCTATTCCTCATGCAAAAATTAAAGAAATCACAAAACCTGGAGTATTTGTTTTTAAATTTAAAAATGGTGTTGAATGAGATTCTATTGATAATAGTTTAGTTACAATCGCTATTGCTTTAGCTATTCCAGAAAATGATAGTGCAAATGATCATTTAAAAATTTTAAGTAGTATTGCTAGAAAATTAGTTGATGATGATTTTAGAAAAGACTTAAATAAAGCTAATAATGTTGATCAGTTATATCAATTAATTAGTAAAGTTGAGATTATTTAG
- a CDS encoding PTS fructose transporter subunit IIABC produces MQIKDLFNQNTSFFKQEFKTKTQIIDFLVSKLFEQKIISKKTAVLNAIKTREKLESTAIGDGIAIPHTLNEAVLKPTVCFISLKNPIKWNNDDNQLVDLVFLIVTNDQNGDDHITAIAGLSSKFLDSNVLNKLREIENFDELVEIFNDKEELKEEQINKNEFFDVVGITACPTGIAHTYLASDKLTEYAKSLNLSSKIETQGRRGIENKLTEQDIKNAKVIILAHDKAIEGMSRFNNCKVIDTSTKDAIYNGKELISNFDTHPKLKEIKNIKADDSNVGELSLKKFKDFKGNLLGGVSRMLPFVVAGGIILGIAFLLDFITGNGNAKGDFGTVNKVSGWFAAIGKTAMMMMVPILGGYIAYAIVGPQGLMPGVVAGLLADNTGGFAYGTIGSWSGLWKRILPDHLPTSSGFIGAMVGGYLAAFIVFGLTIGMQKFKKPFHGVRDIVFIPILSLLGISLTMFVLNIPLGYLLYGIQLGLTYMAKNNLLIILGAIIGLMMCVDMGGPINKIAYVLGTASVAGTFGQEAIFTNIMAASMAGGMIPPLGIALCTVLFKKVWTSKERDAAKANWLMGSFFISEGAIPFMVTDPKHISVSALSGGFVTGLLVGAFKITLPAPHGGIFVFPLLNSELFTQHSVAKGMGIALFILAILIGTLVMTLILGFWKKVDINKGRLQLVQV; encoded by the coding sequence ATGCAAATAAAAGATTTATTTAATCAAAATACTTCTTTTTTTAAACAAGAATTTAAAACAAAAACACAAATAATTGATTTTTTAGTTTCAAAATTGTTTGAACAAAAAATTATTAGTAAAAAAACTGCAGTTTTAAATGCAATTAAAACAAGAGAAAAATTAGAATCAACTGCAATTGGTGATGGTATTGCAATTCCACATACATTAAATGAAGCAGTATTAAAACCAACAGTTTGTTTTATCAGTTTAAAAAACCCAATAAAATGAAATAATGATGATAACCAATTAGTTGATTTAGTTTTTTTAATAGTAACAAATGATCAAAATGGTGATGATCATATAACTGCAATTGCAGGTCTTTCATCTAAATTTTTAGATTCTAATGTTTTAAATAAATTAAGAGAAATTGAAAATTTTGATGAATTAGTAGAAATTTTTAATGATAAAGAAGAATTAAAAGAAGAACAAATTAATAAAAATGAATTTTTTGATGTTGTTGGAATAACTGCTTGTCCTACAGGAATTGCTCATACATATCTAGCTAGTGATAAGTTAACTGAATATGCAAAAAGTTTAAATCTAAGCAGTAAGATTGAAACACAAGGAAGAAGAGGAATTGAAAACAAGTTAACTGAACAAGATATTAAAAATGCTAAAGTGATTATTTTAGCTCATGATAAAGCAATTGAAGGAATGTCTAGATTTAATAATTGTAAAGTTATTGACACAAGTACAAAAGATGCAATTTATAATGGAAAAGAATTAATTTCTAATTTTGATACACATCCTAAATTAAAAGAAATTAAAAATATTAAAGCTGATGATTCAAATGTTGGAGAATTAAGCTTAAAAAAATTTAAAGACTTTAAAGGTAATTTATTAGGTGGAGTTTCTAGAATGCTACCTTTTGTAGTAGCTGGTGGAATTATTTTAGGGATTGCTTTTTTATTAGATTTTATTACTGGTAATGGTAATGCTAAAGGTGATTTTGGAACAGTTAATAAAGTTTCTGGTTGATTTGCAGCAATTGGTAAAACTGCAATGATGATGATGGTTCCAATACTTGGTGGTTATATTGCTTATGCGATTGTAGGACCACAAGGATTAATGCCTGGTGTTGTAGCTGGACTATTAGCAGATAATACAGGTGGTTTTGCATATGGAACTATAGGATCTTGATCTGGATTATGAAAAAGAATTCTACCAGATCATTTACCAACTAGTTCAGGATTTATTGGTGCTATGGTTGGAGGTTATTTAGCTGCTTTTATTGTTTTTGGTCTGACTATAGGAATGCAAAAATTTAAAAAACCATTTCATGGTGTAAGAGATATAGTATTTATTCCAATTTTATCTTTATTAGGAATTTCTTTAACTATGTTTGTGTTAAATATACCGCTTGGATATTTACTATATGGAATTCAATTAGGATTAACTTATATGGCTAAAAATAATTTATTAATTATTTTAGGAGCTATTATAGGGTTAATGATGTGTGTTGATATGGGTGGTCCTATTAATAAGATTGCTTATGTTTTAGGAACAGCTTCAGTAGCAGGAACATTTGGACAAGAAGCTATATTTACAAATATTATGGCTGCTTCAATGGCTGGAGGAATGATTCCACCTTTAGGTATTGCTTTATGTACAGTTTTATTTAAAAAAGTTTGAACCTCAAAAGAAAGAGATGCTGCAAAAGCAAATTGATTAATGGGATCATTTTTCATAAGTGAAGGAGCTATTCCATTTATGGTAACTGATCCAAAACATATTTCAGTTTCAGCTTTAAGTGGTGGATTTGTTACAGGTTTATTAGTTGGTGCATTTAAAATTACTTTACCAGCTCCACATGGTGGAATATTTGTATTTCCTTTATTAAATTCAGAATTATTTACTCAACACAGTGTTGCTAAAGGTATGGGTATAGCTTTATTTA
- a CDS encoding helix-turn-helix domain-containing protein, with the protein MLPKDLDFKLQIIEEHKKGASVKALSDKYNIGIWTIRDWIHQYKMFAEQGISKSVVHTKYDPEFKLHVINHKKEYNLSYPETIKLFSIKNSSTVALWEKQFKEKGIQGLSNQIGRPKNSSTSYKQLFLQLEEKIADLEHQIDELKQQLNIKDTK; encoded by the coding sequence ATGCTGCCAAAAGATCTTGATTTTAAGCTACAAATTATAGAAGAACATAAAAAAGGAGCTTCAGTTAAAGCTTTATCAGATAAATATAATATTGGTATTTGAACAATCAGAGATTGGATTCACCAGTATAAAATGTTTGCTGAGCAAGGAATTAGTAAAAGTGTAGTTCATACTAAATATGATCCAGAGTTTAAATTACATGTTATTAATCATAAAAAAGAATATAACTTAAGCTATCCAGAAACTATAAAATTATTTAGTATTAAAAACTCTTCAACTGTTGCTTTGTGAGAAAAACAGTTTAAAGAAAAAGGAATACAAGGTTTAAGTAATCAAATCGGCAGACCCAAAAACAGCTCTACTTCTTATAAACAGCTCTTTTTACAATTAGAAGAAAAAATTGCTGATTTAGAACATCAAATTGATGAACTAAAACAGCAATTAAATATAAAAGATACAAAATAA
- the fic gene encoding protein adenylyltransferase Fic — translation MKANFIEEEFEINLSVKHLLELWDKNLLNTFEIGTFKGLSQIHSYVFKDVFDFNGQIRNVNISKNNAMFCLARYLKQNLELVDNMKQDTFDQIIDKYVEMNICHPFREGNGRSMRIWLDLILKKQLNVVVNWTNINKDDYLLAMINSLIDSTNLKLLIKNNLTNKINDRTVYIKSIIKSYEYEGFKIDIK, via the coding sequence ATGAAAGCTAATTTTATAGAAGAAGAATTTGAGATTAATTTATCTGTTAAACACTTATTAGAGTTATGAGATAAGAATTTATTAAATACATTTGAAATAGGTACTTTTAAAGGTTTAAGCCAAATACATTCTTATGTTTTTAAAGATGTATTTGACTTTAATGGACAAATTAGAAATGTAAATATATCTAAAAATAATGCTATGTTCTGTTTAGCAAGATATTTAAAACAAAACTTAGAACTTGTTGATAATATGAAACAAGATACATTTGATCAAATAATAGATAAATATGTTGAAATGAATATTTGTCATCCATTTAGAGAAGGTAATGGCAGATCTATGAGAATTTGATTAGATTTAATATTAAAAAAACAACTAAATGTAGTTGTTAATTGAACTAATATAAATAAAGATGATTACTTATTAGCAATGATTAATTCTTTAATTGATTCAACTAATCTTAAATTACTAATTAAAAACAACTTAACAAATAAAATTAATGATAGAACTGTATATATTAAAAGTATTATTAAATCTTATGAGTATGAAGGTTTTAAAATAGATATTAAATAA
- a CDS encoding phosphorylase family protein, with product MHIDKNADIANIVLIAGDPKRTKWAAENLLTDYKLVSEIRNAFVYTGYYKNHKVSFATSGMGQPSIAIYVHELFNDHNVNTIIRVGTCGTYNNDIKIGSVIEAKNAFSEVNIFEPNKTGWQKNQPSLDLNIGLKANVHCSDVFYRLSKLDIKEHNLDVVDMESFALFYLANHFNKKAATILTVSDNLNDHSNDLTAKQREIATLKMYQDVLEKLFAN from the coding sequence ATGCATATTGATAAAAATGCCGATATTGCTAATATTGTACTAATTGCAGGAGATCCAAAAAGAACTAAATGAGCAGCAGAAAACTTACTAACTGATTATAAATTAGTAAGTGAAATAAGAAATGCTTTTGTTTATACTGGGTATTATAAAAACCATAAAGTTAGTTTTGCTACTAGTGGAATGGGTCAACCATCAATTGCTATTTATGTTCATGAGTTATTTAATGATCATAATGTTAATACTATTATTAGAGTTGGAACTTGTGGAACATATAATAACGATATTAAAATAGGAAGTGTAATTGAAGCTAAAAATGCTTTTAGTGAAGTTAATATTTTTGAACCAAATAAAACAGGATGACAAAAAAATCAACCTAGTTTAGATCTAAATATTGGTTTAAAAGCAAATGTTCACTGTAGTGATGTGTTTTACAGATTATCTAAACTAGATATAAAAGAACATAATTTAGATGTTGTTGATATGGAAAGTTTTGCCTTATTTTATTTAGCAAATCATTTTAATAAAAAGGCAGCAACTATTTTAACTGTTTCAGATAATTTAAATGATCATTCAAATGATTTAACTGCAAAACAAAGAGAAATAGCTACACTAAAAATGTATCAAGATGTTTTAGAAAAACTATTTGCAAATTAA
- a CDS encoding MupG family TIM beta-alpha barrel fold protein, whose amino-acid sequence MEKKKLGISVYCKKANFEQIIEYLKLARSYNFEILFISFVHLLKTDYFKNIDVIKKAKELNYYVIADFDQTSLNNLTKSNDLKTIKEIGIDCIRFDQQIDAQSLANLTYNPYEIDVQLNISNSFNFLDNVLDFKPILTRLSGSHNFYLLKDSALDIDFFNKTTDKFIRKNLNTSAFISSQIANITLADNYTKAVSLEFFRNIDTISQAKYLFYSNKINNVIIANMFASKKELEQLSLLNKDHLTLRINNLQKISKTEKEILLWNNHFRRSDINTSYIRSTFSRTIWNSFDIKPNNIKQVFNKGDIVILNNNANRYKGELHIILKDNYIDNNNLYNYIASVYPDELYLLDFIDSNSHFKISL is encoded by the coding sequence ATGGAAAAAAAGAAATTAGGAATTAGTGTTTATTGTAAAAAAGCAAATTTTGAACAAATTATTGAGTATTTAAAACTAGCTAGAAGCTATAATTTTGAAATATTATTTATAAGTTTTGTACATTTATTAAAAACAGATTATTTTAAAAATATTGATGTTATTAAAAAAGCAAAAGAGTTAAATTATTATGTTATAGCAGATTTTGATCAAACTAGTTTAAATAATTTAACTAAATCTAATGATCTAAAAACCATAAAAGAAATTGGAATAGATTGCATTAGATTTGATCAACAAATTGATGCTCAAAGTTTAGCTAATTTAACTTATAATCCGTATGAAATTGATGTTCAATTAAATATTAGTAATAGCTTTAATTTTTTAGATAATGTTTTAGATTTTAAACCTATTTTAACTAGATTAAGTGGCAGTCATAATTTTTATTTACTAAAAGATTCAGCACTAGATATAGACTTTTTTAATAAAACAACTGATAAATTTATAAGAAAAAATTTAAATACTTCAGCTTTTATATCAAGTCAAATAGCAAATATTACTTTAGCAGATAATTACACTAAAGCAGTAAGTTTAGAGTTTTTTAGAAACATAGATACAATCAGTCAAGCTAAATACTTATTTTATTCAAATAAAATTAATAATGTTATTATTGCAAATATGTTTGCTAGTAAAAAAGAACTAGAACAATTATCACTACTTAATAAAGATCATTTAACTTTAAGAATAAATAATTTACAAAAAATATCAAAAACAGAAAAAGAAATTTTATTGTGAAACAATCACTTTAGAAGAAGTGATATTAATACTAGTTATATAAGATCAACATTTTCAAGAACTATTTGAAATTCATTTGATATAAAACCAAATAATATTAAACAAGTATTTAATAAAGGTGATATTGTAATTTTAAATAATAATGCTAATAGGTATAAAGGTGAATTACATATTATATTAAAAGATAATTATATTGATAATAACAATTTATATAACTACATAGCATCAGTTTATCCTGATGAATTATATTTATTAGATTTTATTGATTCTAATAGTCATTTTAAAATATCATTGTAG
- a CDS encoding DeoR/GlpR family DNA-binding transcription regulator produces MIKEQRYKEILKKLEINELLSLDFLSTDLNIPLTTLRRDLKELEQRHKVIRTHGGVQLNKSNLIVEDYLDNKINLNIQAKQQIAIKALKKIKPKTCIFLDSGSTTYYLAKILDPNLDLKIVTNSILNVQELSKNNHQNIYLLGGKYQVVTSSILGYQAVNDLKNYSFDLSFIGINAVDDQNNIYTTSDDHAQLKIQVIKNSNKSYGLVDQSKKHSKSFYKFATNLELELIED; encoded by the coding sequence ATGATTAAAGAACAAAGATACAAAGAGATTTTAAAAAAACTAGAAATAAATGAATTACTTTCTTTAGATTTTCTATCAACTGATTTAAATATTCCCTTAACTACTTTAAGAAGAGATCTTAAAGAACTAGAACAAAGACATAAAGTTATTAGAACGCATGGAGGAGTACAACTTAATAAAAGTAATTTAATTGTTGAAGATTATTTAGATAATAAGATTAATTTAAATATCCAAGCTAAACAACAAATTGCTATTAAAGCTCTTAAAAAAATTAAACCTAAAACTTGTATTTTTTTAGATTCAGGCTCAACAACTTATTATTTAGCAAAAATCTTAGATCCTAATTTAGATTTAAAAATTGTTACTAATTCAATTTTAAATGTTCAAGAATTAAGTAAAAATAATCATCAAAATATTTACTTATTAGGTGGAAAATATCAAGTAGTTACTAGTTCTATTTTAGGTTATCAAGCAGTCAATGATTTAAAAAACTATTCTTTTGATTTAAGTTTTATTGGCATTAATGCAGTTGATGATCAAAATAATATTTATACAACTAGTGATGATCATGCTCAATTAAAAATTCAAGTGATTAAAAATTCAAATAAAAGTTATGGGTTAGTTGATCAATCTAAAAAACATTCTAAATCATTTTATAAATTTGCTACAAACTTAGAACTAGAACTAATTGAAGATTAA
- a CDS encoding 1-phosphofructokinase → MIYTITLNPAIDCVIETNQIDFNNTNYYSNSYSLIGGKGINVAIILNNLKNDVISTGFLGKNNSDQFFDKFIELNLKNHFFLYDGVTRTNFKIKNLNTFDEIELNGVGCDLKSSYLNKLLKYLKDNLNKNDIVIASGSINKSFNDNVYQIIGDLVNKKQALFILDTSKKYLLEGLKTKPFLIKPNISELFAVFNEPISYEFDQIYKKIKQLQSLGARNILLSMASKGSYYFSESNDIYKIGVGQGKLVNSTGAGDSMLAGFIHGLNQQLDIIKTLKYAASCGSSTAFSKWLATKKEINKQLKNIEVKKIER, encoded by the coding sequence ATGATTTATACAATTACTTTAAACCCTGCTATTGATTGTGTAATTGAAACTAATCAAATAGATTTTAATAATACTAACTATTATTCAAATAGTTATTCATTAATTGGTGGTAAGGGAATTAATGTAGCAATTATTTTAAATAATTTAAAAAATGATGTTATAAGTACAGGTTTTTTAGGTAAGAATAATAGTGATCAATTTTTTGATAAATTTATAGAATTGAATTTAAAAAATCATTTCTTTTTATATGATGGTGTAACTAGAACTAATTTTAAAATTAAAAATTTAAATACTTTTGATGAAATAGAGCTAAACGGTGTTGGGTGTGATCTGAAATCAAGTTATTTAAATAAGCTTTTAAAATATCTTAAAGATAATTTAAATAAAAATGATATTGTTATAGCTAGTGGAAGTATTAATAAATCATTTAATGATAATGTTTATCAAATTATAGGTGATCTTGTTAATAAAAAACAAGCTTTATTTATTTTAGATACTTCTAAAAAATATCTTTTAGAAGGTTTAAAAACAAAACCATTTTTAATTAAACCAAACATTAGTGAATTATTTGCGGTTTTTAATGAACCTATTAGTTATGAATTTGATCAAATTTATAAAAAAATCAAACAACTACAAAGTTTAGGAGCCAGAAATATTTTATTAAGTATGGCAAGTAAGGGAAGTTATTATTTTTCAGAAAGCAATGATATTTATAAAATAGGAGTTGGGCAAGGAAAACTAGTTAATTCAACTGGAGCTGGTGATTCAATGTTGGCTGGATTTATTCATGGATTAAATCAACAATTAGATATTATAAAAACTTTAAAATATGCTGCTAGTTGCGGTTCAAGTACTGCTTTTAGTAAATGACTAGCAACAAAAAAAGAAATTAATAAGCAATTAAAAAATATTGAAGTTAAAAAAATAGAAAGGTAG
- a CDS encoding glycoside hydrolase family 1 protein yields the protein MFKFKKDFWWGAASSGCQTESDKDKPNLNIMDYWYKQTPTDFYDNKGPNITCDTYSNYKTDVKLMSEIGLNSFRTSIQWTRLIKNLYTGEVDLKQVEFYRNYFLEIKRNNIKLIVNLFHFDTPIELENIGGWTNKKTVELYFLYAKQCFKYFSDLVDYWTTFNEPVVLVDGCYLNKWYYPKISNLKLAVQAAYNTILAHCKVANYFHSYFKNDQNKKISIILNLTPTIPKNSELKHLKAAKIRDELLNKSFLNAVIKGQFSTFLIKFLNENNLMPEYDQSELNEIKKTRIDFLAVNYYQPARVQAPNNNLNNSNDLKLENWFEVYVDKKSRINPYRGWEIHPQTLYDIAIDIKNNYDNIPWIVSENGIGVSDENRFLNKQGYIDDQYRIDFIKEHLIYLYKAIEQGSNCFGYHMWTLIDNWSWANGFKNRYGFISLDTKTLKRRIKKSGYWIKQVIKDQGFE from the coding sequence ATGTTTAAATTTAAAAAAGATTTTTGGTGAGGTGCTGCTAGTTCTGGGTGTCAGACTGAATCAGATAAAGATAAACCAAATTTAAATATTATGGATTATTGATACAAACAAACACCAACAGATTTTTATGATAATAAAGGACCTAATATTACTTGTGATACTTATTCTAACTATAAAACTGATGTTAAATTAATGAGTGAAATTGGATTAAATAGTTTTAGAACTTCTATTCAATGAACAAGATTAATAAAAAATTTATATACAGGTGAAGTTGATTTAAAACAAGTAGAGTTTTATAGAAATTATTTTTTAGAAATTAAAAGAAATAATATTAAATTAATTGTTAATTTATTTCATTTTGATACACCTATTGAATTAGAAAATATTGGTGGTTGAACTAATAAAAAAACAGTAGAATTATATTTTTTATATGCTAAACAATGTTTTAAATATTTTAGTGATTTAGTTGATTATTGAACAACATTTAATGAACCTGTAGTTTTAGTAGATGGATGTTATTTAAATAAGTGATATTATCCAAAAATTAGTAACTTAAAATTAGCAGTTCAAGCAGCATACAACACAATACTTGCTCATTGTAAAGTAGCTAATTATTTTCACTCTTATTTTAAAAATGATCAAAATAAAAAAATATCAATAATATTAAACCTTACTCCAACAATACCAAAAAACAGTGAATTAAAACATTTAAAAGCAGCAAAAATTAGAGATGAATTACTTAATAAATCTTTTTTAAATGCAGTTATAAAAGGACAATTTAGTACTTTTTTAATCAAATTTTTAAATGAAAATAATCTAATGCCTGAATATGATCAATCAGAATTAAATGAAATTAAAAAAACAAGAATTGATTTTTTAGCTGTGAATTATTATCAACCAGCAAGAGTACAAGCACCAAACAATAATTTAAATAACTCAAATGATTTAAAACTAGAAAATTGATTTGAAGTATATGTTGATAAAAAAAGTAGAATTAATCCTTATAGAGGTTGAGAAATTCACCCACAAACACTATATGATATAGCTATAGATATTAAAAATAATTATGATAATATACCTTGAATAGTTTCAGAAAATGGAATTGGTGTGAGTGATGAAAATAGGTTTTTAAACAAACAAGGTTATATTGATGATCAATATCGTATAGATTTTATAAAAGAACATTTAATTTATTTATATAAAGCAATAGAACAAGGTTCAAATTGTTTTGGTTATCATATGTGAACATTAATTGATAATTGAAGCTGAGCTAATGGTTTTAAAAATAGGTATGGATTTATAAGTTTAGATACAAAAACATTAAAAAGAAGAATTAAAAAATCAGGTTATTGAATTAAACAAGTAATTAAAGATCAAGGATTTGAATAA
- a CDS encoding ROK family protein, translated as MVLVFDVGGMSTKIALIDSKTDQIIIKDQIIYSNFINGQSLLFEIKKKINQFKNNDLKAICISSCGIINSISGEISGSSAIKDYYLINYKKDLKEFNIPIFIENDANCAAICESEIGVVKNNKNAVFLVIGTGIGGAIIINKMLYKGSNLFAGEFGCSLAKIQNNQYINASESYSAKAIETNYFTLTNKKITAKEIFNKYKEDKVARKVINKTINGLCKLMINITTIIDPEVFVIGGAISQNQLFINLLNKKFKKYLIMSNINLNIKIKPAMFFNDANIYGAYLLYKKDLYV; from the coding sequence ATGGTATTAGTTTTTGATGTTGGTGGAATGTCTACTAAAATTGCTTTAATTGATAGTAAAACAGATCAAATTATAATAAAAGATCAAATAATTTATTCTAATTTTATAAATGGTCAATCTTTATTATTTGAAATTAAAAAAAAGATTAATCAATTTAAAAATAATGATCTAAAAGCAATTTGTATTTCTAGTTGTGGAATTATTAATTCAATTAGTGGAGAAATTTCAGGTTCTTCAGCTATTAAAGATTATTATTTAATAAACTATAAAAAAGATTTAAAAGAATTTAATATACCAATTTTTATTGAAAATGATGCTAATTGTGCTGCTATTTGTGAATCTGAAATAGGAGTTGTTAAAAATAATAAAAACGCTGTTTTTTTAGTAATTGGAACTGGAATTGGTGGAGCAATTATTATAAATAAAATGCTATATAAAGGAAGTAATTTATTTGCTGGAGAATTTGGATGTAGTTTAGCTAAGATTCAAAATAATCAATATATTAATGCTTCAGAAAGTTATTCAGCAAAAGCTATTGAAACTAACTATTTTACTTTAACAAATAAAAAAATAACAGCTAAAGAAATTTTTAATAAATATAAAGAAGATAAAGTTGCTAGAAAAGTTATAAATAAAACAATTAATGGTCTTTGTAAACTAATGATTAACATCACAACTATTATTGATCCAGAAGTGTTTGTAATTGGTGGAGCTATTAGTCAAAATCAATTATTTATCAACTTATTAAATAAAAAGTTTAAAAAATATTTGATTATGTCTAATATTAATTTAAATATAAAGATTAAACCAGCAATGTTTTTTAATGATGCTAATATTTATGGAGCTTATCTTTTATATAAAAAGGATTTATATGTTTAA